In Deinococcus sp. KNUC1210, a single genomic region encodes these proteins:
- a CDS encoding NPCBM/NEW2 domain-containing protein — protein sequence MKQSRPLFKTFRRAVTVLGLAAALFGCATIPDSPDTAAGTDYPYPAGQDFSWSDVPGPGDTASELGHVWTGIRLRSLSVASLNYLSDLTWTSATNGYGPIEIDKSNNTSAGNDGRPLTIGGQVFAKGLGVHAAADVRYTLGGACSTFNASVGVDDEVGSRGSVVFEVWNGTTTLLYSSGLLTGADVAKPVSLDISGVQTLRLVVTDGGNGITNDHADWADAQVMCSATQPSGEKFLSDLTPVSAVNGYGPYELNRSNNERAAGDGHVLTLNGTSYPKGLGVHAQSQLVYDLGGTCSSFSAEVGVDDEVGTRGSVVFQVFADDLPLFDSGILTGPDPTRSVSVDISGKKLLKLVVTDGGNGITNDHADWANAKVGCSVIQSSVDSVTVSPATVAMSQGGSQQLTAEVKGSGSFDPGVTWATSNAQVVSVSSTGLINALAPGSATITATSVSDASKSGSSQITVSAVSMLPPGGILINFQPASSAVPVGYTADTGLPYSDQRGFGWVREDSLGSSPAVPLDISPNTRDRALVGIDARLNTFVHMQFPSSVSSTTAVRTPAAWEYALPNGVYSVTVSVGDSSNSVDSSHLINIEGQLAIPAFTPILSKKFVAATLRANVIDGKLTIDARGGTNTKLDYVIIRPGNQPSIRSSSPQDAQTMVPTTVSLTADVNLPNSAIDLATLTPSSVKLTDAGTNIAVPASINTSGGGDAIVLKPSAPLDANTRYVFEITSDLKDTTGASFLPLRSTFTTGMSTTGSGVAFEQVTLPTVPAKPYTSLEIGPDNQLYAATLTGEILRFGMFSDGTLSAPQVITSVQTANGGPRTIIGMKFDPASTADNLVMWISNNYFWDGSSDAPDWSGKITRLSGPNLENVQDYVVGLPRSIRDHQTNSVSFHASEPNVLYVLQGSNTAMGAPDTAWGNRPERLLSGSILRIDLSKIASPPLNVKTSEGGLYNPYAADAPLSIYASGIRNAFDMVWHSNGQLYVPANGSAAGGNTPGTPATLPASCSTRPDGPYTGPAVPALTNIGVEHDFLFRVMQGGYYGHPNPARCEWVMNGGNPTSATDVGEVPEYPVGTLPDRNYRGFSYDFGEHASPNGVIEEYTTSQTSALRNKLLVVRYSAGKDIIVLTPGGPNLDIVSAQTYVTGLSNFNPSPIDLSEDRTTGHIYVAQLDEITGSGTITLVRLK from the coding sequence ATGAAGCAGTCCAGACCACTGTTCAAGACATTCAGGCGTGCGGTCACGGTGCTGGGGCTGGCCGCCGCGCTGTTCGGCTGCGCGACCATCCCCGATTCGCCGGACACGGCGGCAGGAACCGACTATCCGTATCCTGCCGGACAGGACTTCTCGTGGTCGGACGTGCCCGGACCGGGCGACACCGCCAGCGAACTCGGCCACGTCTGGACGGGCATTCGCCTCAGGTCGCTCAGCGTCGCGAGCCTCAATTACCTGAGCGACCTCACCTGGACTTCGGCCACCAACGGCTACGGCCCCATCGAGATCGACAAGAGCAACAACACCAGCGCGGGCAACGACGGACGTCCGCTCACCATCGGCGGGCAGGTCTTTGCCAAGGGGCTGGGCGTGCACGCGGCGGCAGACGTGCGCTACACGCTGGGCGGGGCCTGTTCCACCTTCAATGCCAGCGTGGGCGTCGATGACGAGGTGGGCAGCCGGGGCAGCGTGGTCTTCGAGGTCTGGAACGGCACCACCACCCTGCTGTACAGCAGCGGCCTGCTGACCGGGGCCGACGTCGCCAAGCCTGTCAGCCTGGACATCAGCGGCGTGCAGACCCTGCGGCTGGTCGTGACCGACGGGGGCAACGGCATCACCAACGACCATGCCGACTGGGCCGACGCACAGGTGATGTGCAGTGCGACCCAGCCCTCGGGCGAGAAGTTCCTGAGCGACCTCACCCCGGTTTCGGCGGTCAACGGCTATGGCCCCTACGAACTCAACCGCAGCAACAACGAGCGGGCAGCTGGAGACGGGCACGTTCTGACGCTCAACGGCACCTCGTATCCCAAGGGGCTGGGCGTGCATGCCCAGTCGCAGCTGGTGTACGACCTGGGCGGTACCTGCTCGTCGTTCAGTGCCGAGGTGGGCGTCGACGACGAGGTAGGCACACGCGGCAGCGTCGTATTTCAGGTGTTTGCCGACGACCTCCCGCTCTTCGACAGCGGCATCCTGACCGGCCCTGATCCGACCCGTTCGGTGAGCGTCGATATTTCCGGCAAGAAGCTGCTGAAACTCGTCGTGACCGACGGGGGAAACGGCATCACCAACGATCACGCCGACTGGGCCAATGCCAAGGTCGGCTGCTCGGTGATCCAGTCCTCGGTCGACAGCGTGACGGTCAGCCCCGCGACCGTCGCCATGAGCCAGGGCGGCAGTCAGCAGCTCACCGCCGAGGTCAAGGGCAGCGGGTCGTTCGATCCGGGCGTCACCTGGGCCACCAGCAACGCGCAGGTCGTCTCGGTCAGCAGTACCGGCCTGATCAATGCCCTCGCGCCCGGCAGTGCCACCATCACCGCCACCTCGGTTTCGGATGCCAGCAAGTCGGGTTCCTCGCAGATCACCGTGAGCGCCGTGTCGATGCTGCCGCCGGGGGGCATTCTGATCAATTTCCAGCCCGCCAGCAGCGCCGTTCCGGTGGGCTACACCGCCGATACCGGACTGCCCTACAGCGACCAGCGCGGCTTCGGCTGGGTGCGCGAGGACAGCCTGGGCAGCAGCCCGGCAGTGCCGCTCGACATCAGCCCGAATACGCGTGACCGGGCACTGGTGGGCATCGACGCGCGGCTGAACACCTTCGTGCATATGCAGTTCCCCAGCAGCGTCAGCAGCACGACGGCTGTGCGGACGCCCGCCGCCTGGGAATACGCGCTGCCAAACGGCGTCTACAGCGTCACCGTCAGTGTGGGCGACAGCAGCAACTCGGTGGACAGCTCGCACCTGATCAATATCGAAGGGCAGCTCGCCATTCCCGCCTTTACGCCGATCCTGTCGAAGAAGTTCGTGGCCGCCACTCTACGGGCCAACGTGATCGACGGCAAGCTCACCATCGACGCACGCGGCGGCACCAACACCAAACTCGATTACGTCATCATCCGGCCCGGCAACCAGCCGAGCATCCGGTCGAGCAGCCCGCAGGACGCGCAGACCATGGTGCCGACCACGGTGTCCCTGACGGCAGACGTGAACCTGCCCAACAGCGCCATCGACCTGGCGACCCTCACCCCCTCGTCGGTGAAGCTGACCGACGCCGGAACCAACATCGCCGTTCCCGCCTCGATCAACACGTCGGGCGGCGGTGACGCGATCGTCCTCAAGCCCAGCGCTCCGCTCGATGCCAACACCAGGTACGTCTTCGAGATCACCAGCGACCTGAAAGACACCACCGGGGCCTCTTTCCTGCCGCTGCGCTCCACCTTCACCACCGGTATGAGCACCACCGGCAGCGGCGTGGCCTTCGAGCAGGTGACGCTGCCGACAGTTCCCGCCAAACCCTATACCTCGCTGGAAATCGGCCCGGACAACCAGCTGTACGCCGCGACCCTGACGGGCGAGATCCTGCGCTTCGGGATGTTCTCGGACGGCACGCTGTCGGCTCCGCAGGTCATCACCTCGGTGCAGACAGCCAACGGCGGCCCGCGCACCATCATCGGCATGAAGTTCGATCCAGCCTCGACCGCCGACAACCTGGTGATGTGGATCAGCAACAACTATTTCTGGGACGGCAGCAGCGACGCGCCCGACTGGAGCGGCAAGATCACCCGGCTGAGCGGTCCCAATCTGGAAAACGTTCAGGACTACGTGGTCGGCCTGCCGCGCTCGATCCGCGACCATCAGACCAACAGCGTGTCGTTCCATGCCAGCGAGCCGAACGTGCTGTATGTGCTTCAGGGCAGCAACACCGCGATGGGTGCGCCCGATACCGCCTGGGGCAACCGGCCCGAGCGTCTGCTCAGCGGTTCCATCCTGCGGATCGATCTGAGCAAGATCGCCTCGCCGCCGCTGAACGTCAAGACCTCCGAGGGCGGTCTGTACAATCCCTATGCCGCCGACGCGCCGCTGAGTATCTATGCCAGCGGCATCCGAAACGCGTTCGACATGGTGTGGCACAGCAACGGACAGCTGTATGTGCCCGCCAACGGCTCGGCGGCGGGCGGCAACACGCCGGGCACACCGGCCACCCTGCCCGCCTCGTGCAGCACCCGCCCGGACGGTCCGTATACCGGCCCTGCGGTGCCTGCCCTCACCAACATCGGTGTCGAACACGACTTCCTGTTCCGGGTGATGCAGGGCGGCTACTACGGGCACCCCAACCCGGCGCGGTGCGAGTGGGTGATGAACGGCGGCAACCCGACCTCTGCCACCGATGTCGGAGAGGTGCCCGAATACCCGGTCGGCACGCTTCCAGACCGCAATTACCGGGGCTTTTCCTACGACTTCGGAGAGCACGCCTCGCCCAACGGTGTGATCGAGGAGTACACCACCTCCCAGACCTCGGCCCTGCGGAACAAACTGCTGGTGGTGCGCTACAGCGCGGGCAAGGACATCATCGTCCTGACGCCGGGCGGGCCGAATCTGGATATCGTGTCGGCTCAGACCTACGTGACCGGCCTGAGCAACTTCAACCCCAGCCCGATCGACCTGTCTGAAGACCGCACCACCGGACACATCTACGTGGCTCAGCTCGACGAGATTACCGGCAGCGGCACCATCACGCTGGTTCGCCTGAAGTAA